TTCGCCCCATTTAGATTTTATATTGATATATCCTGGCATATTTAATTGATCGAGCATTGAGGAGTATGAAGAAAATTGTGAAAGCAAAACATAATCCATTTCGGTTTTATCAATCGGAATGAATCCTGCTAATGCATTTCTGTCAGTACCGGATCGGTAGTTAAAGAACTTTACGCTGCCTTCAAAGTCGGCTTCTTCAACGAAACGCTCGACTTTCTTTTGAAGTTGTACAATTTGTTTTAACTCATCGCTGCGGATTGTCACTTGCTGAATTTGTTCATTAACTTCATCAAGTGCATTTTCAAGATATTCAGAATGTATTTTTCTTTGAGTTGGATCAGAGATTGTATTCAAGTCAATTCTTATTATATACTCTGGATTGAAAGAAAGGTTAGAAACCCTTGGCGATACGAGAAGTTTTTTTTCTGTAAGAAAAAGAATTTGATTATTCAAATCATGCGAGCGAGATAAATTTGCAGATTTTTGGATTAATTTCAACGAGTCAATTAATTCTGAGTAAATAAGACTTAACTGCTTTTTCGTGGATTCGAGTTCATTCTCGTCTTTCTTTAATTTGATCTGCAGGTTATTGATTTGATTGGTTAGTGTCGCCGACTTAGACATCAGTTCAATAATTTTATCATTATTTGGGAGAGCTTTTTTCTTCTCTGTATCAATCAACTTTGCTCTTTCGGTTAGGATTATCTGCAGCGAGTCTATAATTTGTTTCTGTCTATTAACAAAATTCACCTGATCTGAGAATCTCTTCTCAAGTGAAACTAAATCCTGGGAATGAACTCCATCCGCAGCCCCGAAGAATAATCCAAAAAGAATAAAGAGAATATTGATCCCTATCAGATTGTTGTTAATGTGCTTACTCATTTTATTAAACCATACTTTTCAAGTTTATAGTATAAAACACTAGTACTTATCCCAAGAATTTTTGCAGCCCGATTTTTGATTCCATCTGCTTTTTTCATAGCATGAATGATCATATTCTTCTCAAATGAGGAGACGGCATCATCGAGAGGAAGTTTTTCGAATGAATTTGAGATTTTATGTCCGTTACTTATATGCCGAGCGATCAGCTCTGATTCGATTTCAGGTGAGTGCGAAATCACGCAAAGCCGTTCAATTAAATTTTCCAACTCTCGTATGTTCCCACCCCATGAATGATTGAGCAGCAGTTTCATTCCATCACTTGTGATTGTTTTTGCCGGCTCGTCTATTCTTCCCGCAAATTTTTGAAGAAAATGATTAACAAGAAGGGGAATATCCTCTTTTCTTTCTCTAAGCGGAGGCAGATCAATCGGAATTACACTGAGTCTGTAATAAAGGTCTTCACGGAATTTACCGTCGCTTATTAATTTTTGTAAATCCTGATTCGTCGCAGTAATAATTCTTACATCAGTTTTAATTGTTATTTCGCCGCCTACTCGTTCAAACTCACCATCTTGCAGAACTCTAAGCAATTTAACCTGCATCGTCTGGGAGATATCACCAATCTCATCGAGAAACAACGAACCTTTATTAGCTAATTCGAACCGACCTTTTTTTAATTTTATCGCTCCGGTGAAAGCTCCTTTTTCATGCCCGAATAATTCACTCTCAAGAAGATTTTCATTGAGGGCTCCGCAATTTACTTTTATGAAAGGAAATTCAGCACGCTTACTTCTCTTGTGAATTGCATGTGCTGCGAGTTCTTTCCCGGTTCCGCTTTCACCTTGAATTAAAACTGTGCTATCCTTTGCTGAGATTTTTTCAATCAACTGAAAAATATTTTTCATCTTTTCCGAATTACCAATAATGTCATCGTAACCTTTATCGAGCTCTGATTGGAGTAAATAATTCTGGTCGAGCAGTTCCTCAATTCGCTCTCGGCTTTTTATTTTTTCAAAGATTTTTTTCACTCTTTCACGCAATTCTTCAGATGAAAATGGTTTTGTGAGGAAATCTGCTGCTCCATACTGCATGGCCCGGACTGCAGTTTCAACCGTTCCAAATGCGGAGATCATTAATACTTCAACTTTTGGATTTATTTCTTTCATCTTCTTGAGTATTGAAATACCATCCAGCGGTTCCATCTTCAGATCAACGATTGCAAAGGGAATGATACTCGATGCAAAAAATTTTAATGCCGGTGGACCACTTTCGAATGAATGAACTAAAAAGTTTTCCCGCGAAAGACTCTCGAAAATACCAAGCCGCACTGTGTCATTATCTTCAATTACAATTATTTCATCTTTCATAGCATTAATTTTTTTTAATTATAGTGAATGTGCATCCTATAGATGAGTTTTTTTGTAGCAGTAGATCAGCATTATTCTCACGGCAAAGTTTTTGGGAGATTGCGAGTCCCAACCCCGTACCATCTTTTTTGGTCGTAAAAAAAGGTTTGAAAATATTCTTCAAGTTTTCATCACTGATACTAACTCCATCATCAGTTATTGAAATTTGCAACTGTCCGTTTGAATTTGATGAGGTTATTTGAATTGAACCATTGATAGAGATTGCATCTATACTGTTCGAAATTAGATTAAGCAGTATCATCTTTAAGTGAAATGGATCGAATTTAATTTCTTTTACTGTAAGTTCCTCGGATAGGTTGATATTTTTTTCGTCTAGTTTATTTTTAATGAATTGTTTTAGCTCGGATATAAGGGAGGCAATATTAACATTTTCTTGTTTGGGCGGTTCAGGTCTACTGAAATTCAAATAAGCTGTTATTAAACTTTTCAGATCGTTGACCTCGCCGAGAATTTTATCTATGTAACGTGTATCCCGATTGTCACGCTGCAAGTCTTCCCGAATTAATGAAGCAAGTAGTTCAATTCCGCCAAGCGGATTTCGAATTTCATGTGCGATTTGTGCGAGAATATCTTCTTTCTCCTTTTGGTGTCGAAATAGATTTTTTCGCATTTGATCCATCTCAATTAATAACCGTTTTATTTCACCATGCATGTCTCTTGGAGGGTCTGCATTAAGATTTCCTTTTCCTATTTCGGAACTGAATTTAACAAGTTTATTTAACGGTTTTGTAATTGACTTAGCAACAAATAATCCAATCGCAAAAGTTAGAGCTACTCCGCAAAATCCAATCAGAATAAAAATTTTCGCAAGGTCATCAATTTTAGAAAGCTTAGTTGCGTTTTCACGTATAGCGAGCCAATTTTCTTCGTTGAGTTTAAAGAATCCCCAAAGGTACCATTTGTTATCGTCTCCTTTAAATGGAAAAGAGACTGCAGATTGATTTACTTCGAGACCAAGTATTTCATTTCGGTTTATAAGCAGTTGAGAATTAGATTCCCCCTCTAATGAAGAATTGTTTGAGTGTAGGATAACCTTCAATTCTGAATTAAAGATAAATAATTCCGAATTCGGATTTGCCGTTTGATATTTATTAAAAGTGATGGTAAAATAATTTTTGATCGACTCGGAAGGAGATCCATAACTTAAAAAATCGAGATAAGTTTTATCTATCTGTTGAGCAGTGATTTTAGATAATGTTCTTAAATTCGCAGATGCTTGGTCGAGATAGATTTCTCTAACAAAATTGTAACTCAGCCATGTCATCAAAATTACCAGCGCAGCGGAAATCAGACTGAAGGTTGAAACAATTTTTATTTTGTAATATGATGTCGGAAGTATTAATCTCATTTTCAATACTGAATGAGCCGTGAAATTCTATAATTAAATTATGTAATCCTATTCTTAGTTCCAAGCAGACAAATAATAGATGGAATAATATCAATTATCAGCATTAATGAGAAGGATCTCGATATTGTCCAAAAATATCGCAGATGGGATGATTCCGCCGACAATTAATTCAATTCGTAGTTTAGAACCGCTATGGCAAAAGAGCACGTCGGAATTGTAGAATTTCCATGATGAATCATTTACTTGTACATATTTGCTTCCATTCATAGGAAAATGAGGGTCTCCAATCCCTAACATCACTGTACCGCTCATTTCTGACTTTGCTGCTTTAGCCCAAAATTGAATTTTATAATTGCCTGATTCACTAATCGGTTTTGAAACAAAATATGATACAGGTTGAAAACATCCGCCTCCGATACTTAAAGATTTCTTACCGCCATCTGGGCATGGATCATCAACAAACATTCTCGGATTGAGATCTTTCCAACCCGTCGTATCATTATCATTTTCGAATGAGTTAAAGTAGATGCTATTCGGAGATGCATCGGGATAATTTATTCCCTCTCCGCATGAAATGAATATCAAAGCTGAGAACAATAAGTAAAATCTAATTTTATTCTTCATTATTTCTACTAACTATTTAATACGGATTTACACTGAGTAATCACAAAATTAAAAGGGTTGCTATTTCAAATCTGCGAAACTCAGTGCTTATCCGTTATTAACCATTTATAATTTAGCTTGAAAACTGAGCCACCATTGAGCAATTCTGAAAAATTGATCAAAGTCAGGATCAAGCATTAATTTTGCGCATAATTGCGGCGAAATATTTATATCAAAGCTTGCAATCATATCAGTGAAATTCTCAGTTGTGCGGGTTGCCGGCTGAGTGTATCTTTCCGCAAAATTCTTCTCTTGTTTTACC
The window above is part of the Ignavibacteria bacterium genome. Proteins encoded here:
- a CDS encoding sigma-54-dependent Fis family transcriptional regulator, whose amino-acid sequence is MKDEIIVIEDNDTVRLGIFESLSRENFLVHSFESGPPALKFFASSIIPFAIVDLKMEPLDGISILKKMKEINPKVEVLMISAFGTVETAVRAMQYGAADFLTKPFSSEELRERVKKIFEKIKSRERIEELLDQNYLLQSELDKGYDDIIGNSEKMKNIFQLIEKISAKDSTVLIQGESGTGKELAAHAIHKRSKRAEFPFIKVNCGALNENLLESELFGHEKGAFTGAIKLKKGRFELANKGSLFLDEIGDISQTMQVKLLRVLQDGEFERVGGEITIKTDVRIITATNQDLQKLISDGKFREDLYYRLSVIPIDLPPLRERKEDIPLLVNHFLQKFAGRIDEPAKTITSDGMKLLLNHSWGGNIRELENLIERLCVISHSPEIESELIARHISNGHKISNSFEKLPLDDAVSSFEKNMIIHAMKKADGIKNRAAKILGISTSVLYYKLEKYGLIK
- a CDS encoding HAMP domain-containing histidine kinase, coding for MRLILPTSYYKIKIVSTFSLISAALVILMTWLSYNFVREIYLDQASANLRTLSKITAQQIDKTYLDFLSYGSPSESIKNYFTITFNKYQTANPNSELFIFNSELKVILHSNNSSLEGESNSQLLINRNEILGLEVNQSAVSFPFKGDDNKWYLWGFFKLNEENWLAIRENATKLSKIDDLAKIFILIGFCGVALTFAIGLFVAKSITKPLNKLVKFSSEIGKGNLNADPPRDMHGEIKRLLIEMDQMRKNLFRHQKEKEDILAQIAHEIRNPLGGIELLASLIREDLQRDNRDTRYIDKILGEVNDLKSLITAYLNFSRPEPPKQENVNIASLISELKQFIKNKLDEKNINLSEELTVKEIKFDPFHLKMILLNLISNSIDAISINGSIQITSSNSNGQLQISITDDGVSISDENLKNIFKPFFTTKKDGTGLGLAISQKLCRENNADLLLQKNSSIGCTFTIIKKN